One Exiguobacterium sp. BMC-KP genomic window, ACGATACGGCGGTACGCGCGAACAGTCACGATGTAATAGATGAAATAGACGATCGTATAACAGATGATCGCAAGCAACGTCGGACGGACGATATTGTAGTTCAACAGTTTCTGCAAGACTTGCATCGCAACTACACTATGAACGAGTCCGAGGACGTACGGTAAAGAGAAGACGAAGCCAACGAGACGACGGATGATACCGGTCTGTTCCTTCTCATCCACACCGATTTTCTGGATGATTGCAAACCGTTGTTTCGATTCTTCCGCTTCTGCGAGCATCTTGAAGTAGATGATTGAACCGGTTGCAAGCAAGAAGACAAGACCAAGGAATCCGGCAGCGAACGCGAGTAAGCCAGTCGTCGCTGTCGTCATTGCATAGACAGGATAGTATGCTGCCATCTCCGTGTCCGCTTGTTTTCCATAAAGTTGCGTCAACTGTTTCATCAGCCCATCGTCATGACGTTCGTCCGAGAACTGATAATTCGTCAGCGTAAAGCCTTTTTCCGGCATCTTCGCAAAGGCATCATCGTTCACGACGAAGGCAAGCCGCTGTTTCTCATAAAGTTGAGCGATCGGTAAATTCGTCGCAGCGGTGATGCGAAAGGACTCATGTACATCCTTGATTTCGACACCAATCGGTGATTTGACTTTCATCTTCAATAAGTCATTTCCTTTGAATGTCTCAAGGACGATCGCTTCGCCTTGTTTTGGCTCTGCGATGACTGATTTCCCATTGGCTTTTGCGAGCTTCACGTAATCCGAGTAATTGACGTAGCTAAATTGTCCTGGCTGATCTTCATAGGCATACGTCTGATAATAGCGTGTAAACATCAGCGGATTCGGAAGTTCCATCTGTTGATCGACGTTCTTGACGTTGACCATCGTCCGACTTTCAATCTTTTGGTCGGACTTGGCAATCAGCTTTTCCGCTTCTGCTTGTTTACTCGCAATCGACAGACTATATGGCATTTGTTCCTCAACAGTCTGATCGATGAAGTAATAGATCGACGTCGCCGTGCCAACTGTCGTCAGTGTCACAGCGGTAATGACTGTGATCGTTGACAGCATGACGGCATTCGATTTGATCCGTGACAAGAGTTGCCCATGTAAAATTAAGTTCGTTCCTTTGAAATGTCGTGCTTGATTACTTAAGAGACGTAATAAGAAAATCGTGAAGTAACTCATCGTCCCAAATGTTCCGAGAATGACACAGAGCATCAAGATCGGTGCAACGATCGTGAAGTGATCCATCAATGGTTGCCCTGTCAAATAGTATCCGACGCCGATCAATCCAACGGATAGCACCGCAAGAATCGGATGCACTTTCGGGAGTGATTCTGCTTGTTGCTCTGCCTTAAACAGTTCAATCAATGTAAAACGATAAATCGTCCGTGCTGAACGTAAGGCGATGATTAGGAAAATCAACAAGAAGACGCCAATCGTCTGACCAACGGAAGCAAAACTGATCGTAAACGTCGCGTCAACTTGCATCACCATGACAGAAGCCAGCAACTGAACGAAATATTTTGAAGCAACCGTCCCGATTGCGATTCCGAGAATCAGACCAATCAGACCATACCCCATCGTTTCAAGGAAAATTAAGCGTGCAATCTGTCCTCGTTCTAGACCGAGCAACGCATAGAGTCCAATTTCTTTCTTACGGCGACGTAAGAAAAAGTCACTCGAATACCAGATGAAGATAGCTGAGAAGAGCGCTAAGATGATGCTTGATCCTGTAAAGACCGTTCCTAATTTTCCGTACATTTCGTTCGCCTGAAGCATTGCTTCATTTGATCGAATCGCAAGGAACGTATAATAAATCAGAATCGCGAATGTGACTGCACCGAGGTACATCACGTTTTGGCGAATGTTCTTTAGATTTTGAAACGCTAGTTTAGACAAGCTCACGGACGGCACCTCCGAGTTCGCGTTGGACTTCCATGATCTGTTCGAAAAACTCTTTCTGTGAACCGAAACGATGGACTTCCTTGAACAGCTCCCCGTCTTTGACGAACAAAATGCGTTCTGCGTACGATGCTGTCATTGGATCATGCGTTACCATCAAAATCGTTGCGCCTTCGTCGTTGAGTGCCTGCATCGCCTCAAGTAATCCTGTCGCCGATTTCGAGTCGAGCGCACCGGTCGGTTCATCCGCTAAAATGAGTGACGGATCGTGGATGATGGCTCGAGCAGCCGCCGTCCGTTGTTTTTGTCCGCCTGATAGTTCGACAGGACGTTTATCGAGTAAGTCGTTAATACCTAGCTGACGCGCGACACGCTCCACTCGCTCGAGAATCATTTTTTTATCGACGTTCGCGAGTGATAAGGGTAATGCGATATTCTCTCGGACCGTCATCGTATCGAGTAAATTGAAGTCCTGGAAGATGAAGCCAAGTTGTTCCCGGCGGAAACGTGCCAATTGTTTTTCCTTCATCGCCGTCACGTCTGCCCCATTGAT contains:
- a CDS encoding ABC transporter permease translates to MSLSKLAFQNLKNIRQNVMYLGAVTFAILIYYTFLAIRSNEAMLQANEMYGKLGTVFTGSSIILALFSAIFIWYSSDFFLRRRKKEIGLYALLGLERGQIARLIFLETMGYGLIGLILGIAIGTVASKYFVQLLASVMVMQVDATFTISFASVGQTIGVFLLIFLIIALRSARTIYRFTLIELFKAEQQAESLPKVHPILAVLSVGLIGVGYYLTGQPLMDHFTIVAPILMLCVILGTFGTMSYFTIFLLRLLSNQARHFKGTNLILHGQLLSRIKSNAVMLSTITVITAVTLTTVGTATSIYYFIDQTVEEQMPYSLSIASKQAEAEKLIAKSDQKIESRTMVNVKNVDQQMELPNPLMFTRYYQTYAYEDQPGQFSYVNYSDYVKLAKANGKSVIAEPKQGEAIVLETFKGNDLLKMKVKSPIGVEIKDVHESFRITAATNLPIAQLYEKQRLAFVVNDDAFAKMPEKGFTLTNYQFSDERHDDGLMKQLTQLYGKQADTEMAAYYPVYAMTTATTGLLAFAAGFLGLVFLLATGSIIYFKMLAEAEESKQRFAIIQKIGVDEKEQTGIIRRLVGFVFSLPYVLGLVHSVVAMQVLQKLLNYNIVRPTLLAIICYTIVYFIYYIVTVRAYRRIVT
- a CDS encoding ABC transporter ATP-binding protein — translated: MKAILQANQISKTYQTKTARHEALRPTTLSVHEGEFVSIMGPSGAGKSTLLNLLSTIDQPTDGSILINGADVTAMKEKQLARFRREQLGFIFQDFNLLDTMTVRENIALPLSLANVDKKMILERVERVARQLGINDLLDKRPVELSGGQKQRTAAARAIIHDPSLILADEPTGALDSKSATGLLEAMQALNDEGATILMVTHDPMTASYAERILFVKDGELFKEVHRFGSQKEFFEQIMEVQRELGGAVRELV